Proteins encoded by one window of Arachis ipaensis cultivar K30076 chromosome B04, Araip1.1, whole genome shotgun sequence:
- the LOC107638841 gene encoding homeobox-leucine zipper protein ATHB-14 (The sequence of the model RefSeq protein was modified relative to this genomic sequence to represent the inferred CDS: added 147 bases not found in genome assembly) yields the protein MALSMHKDASNSMDSSKYVRYTPEQVEALERVYAECPKPSSLRRQQLIRECPILSNIEPKQIKVWFQNRRCREKQRKEASRLQTVNRKLTAMNKLLMEENDRLQKQVSHLVYENGYMKQQIHTASATTTTDNSCESVVMSGQNQQQQNPTPQHPQRDANNPAGLLAIAEETLAEFLSKATGTAVDWVQMIGMKPGPDSIGIVAVSRNCSGVAARACGLVSLEPTKVAEILKDRPSWYRDCRCLDVLSIVPTGSGGTIELIYMQTYAPTTLAAARDFWTVRYTTSLEDGSLVICERSLTSSTGGPTGPPSSNFVRAEMLPSGYLIRPCEGGGSIIHIVDHVDLDVWSVPEVLRPLYESSKILAQKLTIAALQHIRQIAQESSGEIQYGGGRQPAVLRTFSQRLCRGFNDAVNGFVEDGWSLLGNDGVEDVTIAINSSPNKFLGSQYNSSMFPAFGGGVLCAKASMLLQNVPPALLVRFLREHRSEWADYGVDAYSAACLKATPYAVPCARPGGFPSTQVILPLAHTIEHEEFLEVVRIEGHAFSPEDVALARDMYLLQLCSGVDENAIGACAQLVFAPIDESFADDALLLPSGFRVIPLDPKTDTPTTTRTLDLASTLEVGSGNTRAAGEADDYNLRSVLTIAFQFTFENHLRDNVAAMARQYVRSVVGSVQRVAMAIAPSRLSTQLGPKSLPGSPEALTLARWISRSYRVHTGSDLFRVESTAGDAILKQLWQHSDAIMCCSVKTNASPVFTFANQAGLDMLETTLVALQDIMLDKVLDESGRKILCSEFSKIMQQGFAYLPAGICASSMNRPVSYDQAIAWKVLNDDDSNHCLAFMFMNWSFV from the exons ATGGCACTTTCTATGCACAAGGACGCGTCAAATAGCATGGATTCAAGCAAGTACGTGAGGTACACACCTGAACAAGTTGAGGCTTTGGAAAGGGTCTATGCTGAATGTCCAAAGCCTTCTTCTTTGAGAAGACAACAACTCATCAGAGAGTGCCCAATCCTCTCAAACATTGAGCCTAAACAGATCAAAGTCTGGTTCCAGAACCGAAG ATGCCGTGAGAAGCAAAGGAAAGAAGCCTCTCGCCTGCAGACAGTGAATAGAAAGCTGACTGCAATGAACAAGCTGTTGATGGAGGAGAATGACCGGTTGCAGAAGCAGGTCTCCCATTTGGTCTATGAAAATGGATATATGAAGCAACAAATTCATACT GCATCTGCTACTACTACCACAGACAATAGCTGTGAGTCTGTTGTGATGAGTGGTCAGAACCAACAACAGCAAAACCCAACACCTCAGCATCCCCAAAGGGATGCTAACAACCCAGCTGG TCTTCTCGCCATAGCTGAGGAGACCCTGGCAGAGTTCCTTTCCAAGGCTACTGGAACTGCTGTCGACTGGGTCCAGATGATTGGGATGAAG CCTGGTCCGGATTCTATTGGAATCGTTGCTGTTTCCCGCAACTGTAGTGGTGTGGCAGCACGAGCCTGCGGCCTTGTGAGTCTAGAACCCACAAAG GTTGCTGAGATTCTCAAAGATCGACCATCATGGTACCGCGACTGTCGGTGCCTTGATGTGTTGAGCATTGTTCCTACAGGGAGTGGGGGCACTATAGAGCTCATATATATGCAG ACTTACGCGCCAACTACTTTGGCAGCAGCGCGTGACTTCTGGACAGTAAGATACACTACAAGTTTGGAAGATGGAAGTCTTGTG ATTTGTGAGAGATCATTGACATCTTCGACCGGCGGCCCTACAGGGCCTCCTTCTTCAAACTTTGTAAGAGCTGAGATGCTTCCCAGTGGTTATCTAATTAGACCCTGCGAGGGTGGTGGCTCCATTATTCATATTGTAGATCATGTTGATTTAGAT GTCTGGAGTGTTCCTGAAGTACTGAGGCCGCTTTACGAATCTTCAAAAATCTTGGCCCAGAAATTGACCATTGCA GCCCTGCAACATATAAGACAGATTGCACAAGAATCTAGCGGAGAAATTCAGTATGGTGGGGGACGCCAGCCTGCTGTGTTAAGGACATTTAGCCAGAGACTCTGCCG GGGGTTCAATGATGCTGTTAATGGGTTTGTGGAGGATGGTTGGTCACTGCTGGGCAATGATGGGGTAGAAGATGTGACTATAGCTATAAACTCATCTCCCAACAAATTTTTGGGGTCCCAGTACAATTCATCAATGTTCCCAGCTTTTGGAGGTGGGGTTCTGTGTGCCAAGGCATCCATGCTGTTGCAG AATGTTCCTCCGGCTTTGCTTGTTCGATTCTTGAGGGAGCATCGGTCTGAGTGGGCTGATTATGGTGTTGATGCATACTCTGCTGCATGTCTTAAGGCTACTCCCTATGCTGTTCCTTGTGCAAGACCTGGTGGCTTCCCAAGCACCCAGGTCATTTTACCACTTGCTCATACTATTGAGCATGAGGAG TTCTTGGAGGTAGTTCGGATAGAGGGTCATGCATTTTCCCCTGAAGATGTTGCATTGGCACGTGATATGTATTTGCTTCAG CTTTGCAGTGGGGTTGATGAAAATGCAATTGGAGCTTGTGCTCAATTGGTATTTGCACCTATTGATGAATCATTTGCTGATGATGCTCTTCTACTTCCTTCTGGATTCCGCGTCATACCATTAGATCCCAAAACA GATACTCCAACCACAACAAGGACATTAGATTTGGCATCCACACTTGAAGTAGGTTCTGGGAATACACGTGCAGCCGGAGAAGCCGATGATTACAATCTTCGGTCAGTCCTTACTATTGCATTCCAATTCACCTTTGAGAACCATTTGCGCGACAATGTGGCTGCCATGGCTCGCCAGTATGTGCGTAGTGTTGTGGGGTCGGTTCAGAGGGTTGCAATGGCAATTGCTCCATCTCGGCTCAGTACTCAACTGGGGCCAAAGTCTCTCCCTGGTTCACCGGAGGCTCTTACTTTGGCAAGATGGATCAGCCGAAGCTACCG AGTCCACACTGGTTCAGACCTTTTTCGGGTTGAGTCAACTGCTGGTGATGCAATCTTGAAGCAACTTTGGCAACATTCTGATGCAATCATGTGCTGTTCTGTGAAAACAAAT GCATCTCCGGTATTCACCTTTGCAAACCAAGCCGGACTTGACATGCTCGAAACCACTCTTGTCGCCCTTCAAGACATTATGCTCGACAAAGTTCTTGATGAATCTGGCAGGAAGATTCTTTGCTCTGAGTTCTCCAAGATTATGCAACAG